From one Triticum aestivum cultivar Chinese Spring chromosome 4B, IWGSC CS RefSeq v2.1, whole genome shotgun sequence genomic stretch:
- the LOC123090993 gene encoding cathepsin B-like protease 3 isoform X1, with the protein MGRLLPLALLVLLSAAAAAPQLVGAARGDHSLPIIQLAGAAKAEHSLGIIQKDIIQTVNKHPNAGWTAGHNPYLANYTIEQFKHILGVKPTPPGLLAGVPTKTYSTSEKEDLPKEFDARSKWSGCSTIGKILDQGHCGACWAFGAVECLQDRFCIHHGVNVSLSVNDIVACCGFLCGDGCEGGYPIFAWQYFVENGVVTDECDPFFDQVGCQHPGCEPAYPTPVCEKKCKVQNQVWEEKKHFSIDAYQVNSDPHDIMAEVYKNGPVEVSFIIYEDFAHYKSGVYKQITGRMVGGHAAKLIGWGTSDAGEDYWLLANQWNRGWGDDGYFKVIRGTNECGIEGDVNAGMPSTKNIAGSAFAM; encoded by the exons ATGGGGAGGCTACTCCCGCTggcgctgctcgtcctcctctctgccgccgccgctgccccccaG CTCGTCGGAGCTGCGAGGGGAGACCATTCCCTACCAATAATACAG CTAGCGGGAGCAGCCAAGGCAGAGCATTCCCTAGGAATCATCCAG AAGGACATCATTCAGACGGTCAACAAGCATCCCAATGCCGGGTGGACGGCTGGACACAATCCCTACCTCGCAAACTATACT ATTGAGCAATTTAAGCATATCCTGGGAGTGAAGCCAACGCCTCCAGGTTTACTGGCTGGTGTTCCAACCAAAACTTATTCTACATCAGAAAAGGAGGATCTCCCAAAGGAGTTCGACGCCAGATCTAAATGGTCTGGCTGCAGCACGATCGGGAAAATACTTG ATCAA GGTCACTGTGGTGCGTGTTGGGCCTTTGGTGCTGTGGAGTGCCTGCAAGATCGTTTCTGCATTCATCACGGCGTG AACGTTTCACTTTCTGTCAATGACATAGTGGCTTGCTGTGGGTTTCTGTGTGGCGATGGTTGTGAGGGAGGATATCCTATCTTCGCATGGCAATACTTCGTCGAGAACGGTGTTGTTACTGACGAG TGCGATCCATTCTTTGATCAGGTTGGCTGCCAGCATCCTGGATGCGAACCTGCTTATCCTACACCTGTGTGTGAAAAGAAATGCAAGGTTCAGAACCAAGTTTGGGAGGAAAAGAAACATTTCAGCATCGATGCATACCAAGTAAACTCTGATCCACATGACATCATGGCAGAGGTCTACAAGAATGGCCCTGTAGAAGTTTCTTTCATAATTTATGAG GACTTTGCACACTACAAGTCAGGTGTTTACAAGCAAATCACAGGTAGGATGGTGGGAGGTCATGCCGCCAAATTGATTGGATGGGGAACAAGTGATGCTGGCGAGGATTACTGG CTTCTTGCAAATCAGTGGAACAGAGGATGGGGCGAT GATGGGTACTTCAAGGTCATAAGGGGCACGAATGAATGTGGCATTGAAGGAGATGTTAATGCCGGTATGCCCTCGACAAAGAACATCGCGGGTAGCGCCTTTGCAATGTGA
- the LOC123090993 gene encoding cathepsin B-like protease 2 isoform X2: protein MGRLLPLALLVLLSAAAAAPQLAGAAKAEHSLGIIQKDIIQTVNKHPNAGWTAGHNPYLANYTIEQFKHILGVKPTPPGLLAGVPTKTYSTSEKEDLPKEFDARSKWSGCSTIGKILDQGHCGACWAFGAVECLQDRFCIHHGVNVSLSVNDIVACCGFLCGDGCEGGYPIFAWQYFVENGVVTDECDPFFDQVGCQHPGCEPAYPTPVCEKKCKVQNQVWEEKKHFSIDAYQVNSDPHDIMAEVYKNGPVEVSFIIYEDFAHYKSGVYKQITGRMVGGHAAKLIGWGTSDAGEDYWLLANQWNRGWGDDGYFKVIRGTNECGIEGDVNAGMPSTKNIAGSAFAM from the exons ATGGGGAGGCTACTCCCGCTggcgctgctcgtcctcctctctgccgccgccgctgccccccaG CTAGCGGGAGCAGCCAAGGCAGAGCATTCCCTAGGAATCATCCAG AAGGACATCATTCAGACGGTCAACAAGCATCCCAATGCCGGGTGGACGGCTGGACACAATCCCTACCTCGCAAACTATACT ATTGAGCAATTTAAGCATATCCTGGGAGTGAAGCCAACGCCTCCAGGTTTACTGGCTGGTGTTCCAACCAAAACTTATTCTACATCAGAAAAGGAGGATCTCCCAAAGGAGTTCGACGCCAGATCTAAATGGTCTGGCTGCAGCACGATCGGGAAAATACTTG ATCAA GGTCACTGTGGTGCGTGTTGGGCCTTTGGTGCTGTGGAGTGCCTGCAAGATCGTTTCTGCATTCATCACGGCGTG AACGTTTCACTTTCTGTCAATGACATAGTGGCTTGCTGTGGGTTTCTGTGTGGCGATGGTTGTGAGGGAGGATATCCTATCTTCGCATGGCAATACTTCGTCGAGAACGGTGTTGTTACTGACGAG TGCGATCCATTCTTTGATCAGGTTGGCTGCCAGCATCCTGGATGCGAACCTGCTTATCCTACACCTGTGTGTGAAAAGAAATGCAAGGTTCAGAACCAAGTTTGGGAGGAAAAGAAACATTTCAGCATCGATGCATACCAAGTAAACTCTGATCCACATGACATCATGGCAGAGGTCTACAAGAATGGCCCTGTAGAAGTTTCTTTCATAATTTATGAG GACTTTGCACACTACAAGTCAGGTGTTTACAAGCAAATCACAGGTAGGATGGTGGGAGGTCATGCCGCCAAATTGATTGGATGGGGAACAAGTGATGCTGGCGAGGATTACTGG CTTCTTGCAAATCAGTGGAACAGAGGATGGGGCGAT GATGGGTACTTCAAGGTCATAAGGGGCACGAATGAATGTGGCATTGAAGGAGATGTTAATGCCGGTATGCCCTCGACAAAGAACATCGCGGGTAGCGCCTTTGCAATGTGA